The Astyanax mexicanus isolate ESR-SI-001 chromosome 20, AstMex3_surface, whole genome shotgun sequence genome contains a region encoding:
- the znhit2 gene encoding zinc finger HIT domain-containing protein 2, giving the protein MMEKMIRGRVPASMQTFMIDMTPEKEELRDWEEGEPDPVTGPFQTASEALLSPAGTDMVASRLCGLCLSKSCCYTCPRCNVPYCGLSCYRGPAHSACSEEFYKEFVSEELKCSDVTGDEGRAQMQEILLRLKSSAAVSGGLENVLKCEKEESREDVTEKDFVALELLTRLAKLQASGKEEKEVQEILQKLKNMEEGPHSEEEEEEEEEEKDETLACKLSGVNINSLTEEELWDLLPSQDKEQFERLVMAGGIAGLVPLWRPWWERHEQTTKSFVEELQSEKDEAQLSDQKGGQGFTGQNANKETQMNNLQPVQTDQCPPQVRQGLKKQNVLSKKKGGPNSAPLISTKILPLHKLSSSHSPLVQFSMVNTLYGYAFSLCLFNGDISESEQMLDFCRTVLEISESLDTGRVFSSLSEALEGATIAVSASGCSDRSDLDAPVRALHAVAHILTGQSKDDPTGYSLSALTQLWMVFKEARASVSKEEKQWKRRFFLAGKKCEFFQSWVKENTEIVKSLARQAWREYNWKQTERKTLESERKVVEERWKKGRGKMLIEEI; this is encoded by the coding sequence ATGATGGAAAAGATGATTAGAGGGAGAGTTCCTGCGAGTATGCAGACATTTATGATTGACATGACTCCAGAGAAGGAAGAGCTGAGAGACTGGGAAGAGGGGGAACCCGACCCTGTAACAGGACCCTTTCAGACTGCATCTGAAGCTCTGCTGAGTCCAGCTGGAACAGACATGGTGGCCTCCAGACTTTGCGGACTCTGCTTATCCAAATCCTGTTGCTACACCTGTCCCAGGTGTAATGTCCCGTACTGTGGACTCAGCTGCTACCGTGGCCCAGCTCATTCAGCGTGTTCGGAGGAGTTCTATAAGGAATTCGTGTCCGAGGAGTTGAAGTGCTCTGATGTCACAGGGGACGAAGGGCGAGCTCAGATGCAGGAGATCCTCCTGAGGCTGAAGAGCAGTGCTGCTGTGAGCGGGGGGCtggaaaatgtgttaaaatgtgaAAAGGAGGAGAGCAGGGAAGATGTGACAGAAAAAGATTTTGTGGCACTGGAGTTGCTGACCAGACTGGCAAAACTACAGGCCAGCGGAAAGGAGGAAAAGGAGGTTCAGGAAATACTGCAGAAACTAAAAAACATGGAAGAAGGTCCTCacagtgaagaagaagaagaagaagaagaagaagaaaaagatgagACTCTTGCATGTAAGCTTTCAGGGGTGAATATTAACTCTCTAACAGAAGAGGAGCTCTGGGATCTTCTGCCATCCCAGGACAAGGAGCAGTTTGAGCGCCTTGTGATGGCAGGAGGTATCGCAGGCTTGGTGCCACTGTGGAGGCCCTGGTGGGAAAGACATGAACAGACCACCAAATCATTTGTAGAGGAACTACAGTCAGAGAAGGATGAGGCACAACTGAGTGACCAGAAGGGAGGACAGGGTTTCACAGGTCAAAATGCAAATAAGGAAACACAGATGAACAATTTACAACCAGTTCAAACAGACCAGTGCCCACCCCAAGTCAGACAGGGTCTTAAAAAACAGAAcgttttgtccaaaaaaaaaggcGGCCCAAACTCTGCTCCACTTATCAGTACTAAAATCCTGCCCCTTCACAAACTGTCCTCCAGCCACTCCCCTCTAGTCCAGTTCAGCATGGTCAACACCCTTTACGGCTATGCCTTTTCTCTTTGTCTGTTTAATGGAGACATTTCTGAGTCAGAGCAAATGCTGGACTTTTGCCGAACAGTTTTGGAGATTTCTGAGAGTCTGGACACGGGCAGGgtgttttcctctctttctgaGGCTTTAGAGGGCGCCACTATTGCAGTTTCAGCATCTGGATGCTCAGACAGATCTGATTTGGATGCTCCAGTCCGAGCCTTACATGCTGTAGCTCATATTCTGACTGGGCAAAGTAAAGATGACCCAACAGGCTATTCGCTGTCTGCCCTGACACAGCTCTGGATGGTTTTCAAGGAGGCCCGAGCATCTGTTTCTAAGGAGGAGAAGCAGTGGAAAAGGAGATTTTTTCTGGCAGGAAAGAAGTGTGAGTTTTTTCAGTCCTGGGTCAAGGAGAACACTGAGATTGTTAAGAGCTTAGCAAGGCAGGCATGGAGAGAGTACAACTGGAAACAAACTGAAAGAAAGACTTTGGAAAGCGAAAGAAAAGTGGTGGAAGAGCGATGGAAAAAGGGAAGAGGGAAAATGCTGATAGAGGAGATTTAA
- the LOC103022295 gene encoding hydroxysteroid dehydrogenase-like protein 2: protein MLQNTGKLAGRTLFITGASRGIGKAIALKAARDGANVVIAAKTAEAHPKLPGTIYTAAEEIEAAGGKALACIVDVREEKQISDAVESAVQKFGGIDILVNNASAIRLTGTLETPMKKVDLLLGINLRGTYLTSKLCIPHLLKSKNPHILNLSPPLNLNPIWFKNHTAHTMGKYGMSMCVLGMSEEFRGSIAVNALWPRTAIQTAALDMLGGAGISNQCRKVDIVADAAYAILTKPVNFTGQFVIDDELLAKEGVTDFEPYAVVPGNPLLPDLFLDAKSDQQEIITDDGTTPAFESKNSSADAAFSGPIGETFNTMKGSLNAELVKTTQGVYQFDLSGEHPGVWYLDLKNGSGSMGSGEPPSKADVLMNLDSDTFIKMFKGSLKPTMAFMSGKLKIKGDMALAIKLEKLMAKMNKSKL, encoded by the exons ATGCTGCAGAACACAGG AAAGCTGGCCGGACGCACTCTATTCATCACGGGTGCCAGTCGAGGAATCGGCAAGGCCATCGCTCTCAAAGCTGCCCGAGACGGTGCCAATGTGGTCATAGCGGCCAAAACTGCAGAAGCTCACCCCAAGCTGCCGGGCACGATCTACACAGCTGCTGAAGAAA TTGAAGCTGCAGGCGGGAAGGCTTTGGCGTGTATTGTGGATGTCCGTGAGGAGAAGcagatcagtgatgctgtggaaAGTGCGGTACAGAAATTTGGAG GAATCGACATTTTGGTGAACAATGCCAGTGCAATCAGACTAACAGGCACTCTGGAAACGCCCATGAAGAAAGTGGACCTTTTGCTGGGAATCAACCTCAGAGGAACATACCTGAC GTCAAAATTGTGCATCCCACACCTCCTGAAGAGTAAGAACCCTCACATCCTCAACCTCAGCCCACCCCTGAATCTCAACCCCATCTGGTTTAAGAACCACACAG CGCACACTATGGGAAAATATGGCATGTCTATGTGCGTCCTTGGAATGTCTGAGGAATTCAGAGGCTCCATTGCTGTTAATGCCTTATGGCCCAGAACAG CTATTCAGACAGCTGCTTTGGACATGCTGGGTGGTGCTGGAATATCAAATCAGTGCAGAAAAGTAGATATCGTAGCTGATGCCGCCTACGCCATCCTCACCAAACCCGTCAACTTTACAGGACAGTTTGTTATTGATGATGAGCTCCTCGCGAAGGAGGGTGTTACAGACTTTGAGCCTTATGCAGTCGTTCCAG ggaaTCCGCTGCTTCCTGACTTATTTTTGGATGCAAAGTCAGATCAACAGGAGATTATAACAGATGATG GCACCACTCCTGCATTCGAAAGTAAAAATTCCAGTGCAGATGCAGCCTTCAGTGGACCCATTGGTGAAACATTCAACACCATGAAGGGATCTCTCAACGCTGAGCTGGTCAAAACCACGCAGGGAGTTTACCAGTTTGACCTGTCCG gggaGCATCCTGGAGTTTGGTACCTTGACCTGAAAAACGGTTCAGGCAGTATGGGTTCTGGAGAGCCACCCTCTAAAGCCGATGTCCTAATGAACCTGGACAGTGACACATTTATCAAGATGTTTAAGG GGAGCTTAAAGCCAACCATGGCCTTCATGTCTGGCAAGTTGAAGATCAAGGGGGACATGGCGCTGGCCATAAAACTGGAGAAGCTGATGGCCAAGATGAACAAGTCCAAGCTGTAA
- the mrpl49 gene encoding mitochondrial ribosomal protein L49: protein MAASFRSVLMTLSPGCSFRRRIGLPVRYVVNVGACVQSEHSNVGGKGKVVESTEEYKFVERLIPPTRVPTPPKHEGPTPSGWTPPSETPPNLPYMIRRSRMHNVPVYSDIKHGNQKSTIVRKVEGDIWALDKDVKKYLQQLTGREPPTQVNEVTGSIRIKGEFDTELKEWLVKKGF, encoded by the exons ATGGCGGCGTCCTTTAGAAGCGTGCTTATGACTTTGAGTCCGGGGTGTTCCTTTAGAAGAAGAATTGGCCTTCCAGTTAGATATGTGGTTAATGTTGGAGCCTGTGTGCAG tcAGAGCACAGCAATGTTGGTGGAAAGGGAAAAGTAGTTGAATCTACAGAGGAGTATAAATTCGTGGAGAGGCTGATTCCCCCGACACGGGTCCCTACCCCACCTAAACATGAAGGGCCTACACCATCAGGATGGACCCCTCCATCAG agaCACCACCAAATCTGCCATACATGATCCGACGCTCCAGAATGCACAATGTTCCTGTCTACTCAGATATCAAACATGGAAACCAGAAGAGCACTATTGTACGAAAAGTGGAAGGAGACATCTGG GCTTTGGATAAAGATGTAAAGAAGTATCTGCAGCAGCTGACTGGCAGAGAGCCACCAACACAAGTTAATGAAGTCACCGGGAGCATTCGCATTAAAGGGGAGTTTGACACAGAGCTGAAGGAGTGGCTGGTGAAAAAGGGGTTTTAA
- the LOC103042630 gene encoding hydroxysteroid dehydrogenase-like protein 2 — MLQNTGKLAGRTLFITGASRGIGKAIALKAARDGANVVIAAKTAEAHPKLPGTIYTAAEEIEAAGGKALACIVDVRDERQISDAVESAVQKFGGIDILVNNASAINLTGTLETPMKKVDLMLGINLRGTYLTSKLCIPHLLKSKNPHILNLSPPLNLNPIWFKNHTAYTMAKYGMSMCVLGMSEEFRGSIAVNALWPRTAIQTAAMDMLGGAGISKQCRKVDIIADAAYAILTKPVNFTGQFVIDDELLAKEGVTDFESYAVVPGHPLLPDFFLEAEPDKLEKIMEDHGATPAFKSKNSSADAAFSGPIGETFNTMKGSLNAELVKTTQGVYQFDLSGEHPGVWYIDLKNGSGSMGSGEPPSKADVLMNLDSDTFIKMFTGSLKPTMAFMSGKLKIKGDMALALKLEKLMAMMNKSKL; from the exons ATGCTGCAGAACACAGG AAAGCTGGCCGGACGCACTCTATTCATCACGGGTGCCAGTCGAGGAATCGGCAAGGCCATCGCTCTCAAAGCTGCCCGAGACGGTGCCAATGTGGTCATAGCGGCCAAAACTGCAGAAGCTCACCCCAAGCTGCCGGGCACGATCTACACAGCTGCTGAAGAAA TTGAAGCTGCAGGCGGGAAGGCTTTGGCGTGTATTGTGGATGTCCGTGATGAGAGGcagatcagtgatgctgtggaaAGTGCGGTACAGAAATTTGGAG GAATCGACATTTTGGTGAACAATGCCAGTGCAATCAACCTAACAGGCACTCTGGAAACGCCCATGAAGAAAGTGGACCTTATGCTGGGAATCAACCTTAGAGGAACCTACCTGAC GTCAAAATTGTGCATCCCACACCTCCTGAAGAGTAAGAACCCTCACATCCTCAACCTCAGCCCACCCCTGAATCTCAACCCCATCTGGTTTAAGAACCACACAG CATACACTATGGCAAAATATGGCATGTCTATGTGCGTCCTTGGAATGTCTGAGGAATTCAGAGGCTCCATTGCTGTTAATGCCTTATGGCCCAGAACAG CTATTCAGACAGCAGCTATGGACATGCTTGGAGGTGCTGGAATATCAAAGCAGTGCAGAAAAGTAGATATCATAGCTGATGCCGCCTACGCCATCCTCACCAAACCCGTCAACTTTACAGGACAGTTTGTTATTGATGATGAGCTCCTCGCGAAGGAGGGCGTTACAGACTTTGAATCCTATGCAGTTGTTCCAG GCCATCCGCTGCTTCCTGATTTCTTCTTGGAAGCAGAGCCAGATAAACTTGAGAAGATTATGGAGGATCATG GTGCCACTCCTGctttcaaaagtaaaaattcCAGTGCAGATGCAGCCTTCAGTGGACCCATTGGTGAAACATTCAACACCATGAAGGGATCTCTCAATGCTGAGCTGGTCAAAACCACGCAGGGAGTTTACCAATTTGACTTGTCCG GGGAGCATCCTGGCGTTTGGTACATTGATCTGAAGAACGGTTCAGGCAGTATGGGCTCTGGAGAGCCACCCTCTAAAGCTGATGTCCTAATGAACCTGGACAGTGACACATTTATCAAGATGTTTACAG GTAGCTTAAAGCCAACAATGGCTTTCATGTCCGGCAAGTTGAAGATCAAGGGGGATATGGCGCTGGCCTTAAAACTGGAGAAGCTGATGGCCATGATGAACAAGTCCAAGCTTTAA